TAGTTCCAATTCACTTGTAAGGTGTATATTAGGCCTCGAGAGCCCATCTTAGGGACAATATGAGCATTATATAATTGAATTTTGACATGTATAGTAAAAGTTGTGAAATGTCGGTATTTAATTTGTAAAGTTcgataatgctttgtaaccctgttctggtgacggataaaggttaggggtgttacatttattggtatcaaagcttcggtttagtcgattcccAGAATGAACGTAATGTGTAAAGTGTCAAGAaacacatgccatataaatctgtgatagtgtgatgtgtataatctaatttaacccttatttttcttatagattgtaaagatgtcagatagatctgaacatgctgaacatgaTAAGGCTAATAGTAGAGCGCAGACTTTTGAGTACGGGACAAGTAATAACATCCCAATTTCTCCAATGCAAGAACAAGAACTTAAAAATTTATTCTATAGGTTTATGAACCAATGGTTTAATGAATTTATGCAAGAAAGAAATCAGACTTAGCAACCTCCTCCCCCTACTATACCACCCGAACTGCCTCTAGCTGCACTTCCACCTCTTCCGGTAACTGAATCTAGTAAGTGTACTCCTATCAAAAACTCAGAAAGTTTGAGGCCAAAGAATTTTGGGGTAGGTCAAATGATGATCCAGTTGAAGCCAAATATTGGCTTCGGAATACAGAAAGAGTTTTTGAAAAAACAGCTTCTTCCCCAGATGATTATTTGGGATGTTGTTTCCTTACTGAAAGAGGAAGCATGTAGTTGGTGGATGATTATAGTGGCTGTGGTGCCGAAAGAGAAAATCACTTGGAAATTCTTTCAgaagaatttaaaaagaaatatgttggCAAGAGGTATCTAGacaaaaagaaaagggaattTCTTGACCTGCGCCAAGGAAACAGATCGGTAgttgagtacgaaagagaatttgtatacATTAATAAATATGCCCAGAAAATTGTACCAactgaagaagaaatgtgtattcGATTTTAAGAAGGACTGAATGATGAAATTAGAATGATGATTGCGGGtacgaaaatatgagaatttgttgttctatcaGATCGTGCCCAGAAAATGGAAGAGGTGTACAAGAGAAAAATGCAGAGAGATAAACGGAATAGAGAATCTTATAAAAAGAAGCTCCTCCAAATCATTTTCAGCATTTCCAGTTAAAAAGTCGAGAGATGATTTTAGTCGAGCCATTCCAATGCCGGaacaatcaaataaaaataaagtaactCAACCTGATCATGGGATATCTACTAGACCTACAGCTTGTGTgggtagtgtgcaaaatattcctAAGCCCAAATGTAAATATTGTGGGAAAAATCACATCGGTAAATGTAGAGGTAAGGCAGGAGCTTGTTACAAATTCGGGGCCACTGACCATTTTATTTGAAATTGTCCTCAGCTACAAAAAGAGGAggaagaacaaaaagaaaaacaaatagcCACTTCCCAAAGAAGTAAACATTCAAGTTAAAGCAGTGCTACTAGGGCTACTCGTTCAAATATGAGAGATAAGACTGCTCGGTTAAAGACTAAAGTGCTGACATGTACTTATGCTATCCGAACAAGGGAAGAAGCTACAGGTCCAGACGTAATTGTTGGTACATTCTATCTTTTTGATGTTACTGTATATGCATTGATTGACACTGGGTCTACACATTCTTATGTTTGCACTACATTAGCATCAGAAAATACATTGTCTGTTAAACCTACTGATTATGATGTTCAAGTCATTAATCCATTGGGCCAAAGTGTAATAGTTAATTTAGCGTGTCATGATTGTTCACTAAAAATAAAAGGTTTTAAATTCCctattgatttgatgttgttaccctttcaggaatttgatgttattctgggaATAGATTGGTTGACAAAGTatgatgctgtagtaaattgtagagAAAAATTGATTAATCTGAAATGTCAGACAGATGAAATGATTACTGTTGAGTTTGAGAATCCAAAAGAAATTGTTAGAATTATTTCAACTTTTTCAACTCAGAGACTAATGTGCAAAGGTAATAATGCTTTTTTAGCCTACATTCTTGATACCTAGGATTCTGAATCAAAGCTAGAACAGTTACcagttgttaatgagtttactgatgtgtttcctgagaaATTACCGGGTTAACCACCTGATCATGAAATTGAATTTGTAATTGATGTAATTCCGAGGATAGCTCCGATATCAGTAACCCCATACAAAATGGCACCAGttgagttaaaggaattaaagacacagttgcaagagtgaTTAGACAAAGGGTTCATCAGGCCCAGTAtgtctccttggggtgcacctgtcttatttgtgaaaaagaaagatggttctttaaggttatgtatagactacagacaactAAACAAGgtcacaattaaaaataaatatcctttgccccgTATCGACGACTTATTTGATGTGCTGCAGTATTTTTGAAGATAGACCTCAGATCTGGGTATTATTAGTTGAAGTTCAAAGAGTGTGATGTaccaaagacagcttttagaactcgatatggtcactatgggcttctggtaatgccatttggtttgactaatgctcctgctactttcatggatttaatgaatcagatttttcaaccttatttggatagatttgtggttgtgtttattgatgatatactgatttattcCAAGACAAAATCTGAGCATGCACAACACTTGAGAATTGTGCTACAGACTTTGAgggagaaacagttgtatgcaaagtttaataaatgtgaattctggcttcatgaggttggatttctgggtcatattatGTCAGCTGAAGGGATTCGAGTGGATTCGAGCAAAGTAGCtgcagtggtgaattggaaaactccaaagaataTAACATAAGTACGAATTTTTCTGGGTTTAGCAGGATATTACCGCCGATTTGTCAAGaaattttcgatgattgcttcgTTGATGACTCGATTACTACAGAAAAATATTGAGTGTTTGTGGTTTGATGAGTGTCAATAGaggtttgatcagttgaagaaaATGTTAACAGAAGCTCCAGTATTGACTCAACCAAAATCGGGTGTACCGTATGTTGTATATAGTGATGTGTCTTTTATTGGACTGGGTTGTATACTAATGCAGTCGGGAAAAGTAGTGGCCTATGCTTGTAAGCTCAATTAAGATTCAGATTGATtgtgtattttaatatttaagtatttatgatatgattggatatttgaatgatttatttatGGTATCCTTGATCATAATTACTTGTAAAAAGTTAGAAAAAGGTCCCTATTTAATCTCGGGCTGACTCTAAAGCATTCATATACTTGTATAAGACCCGAGAAaaaatgttcatgttatttaatGTTGTATTATTGATAagattgcatgattgatgaagtGATATGATGTTTTTTCTGTGAATTTATTTGTAGTTGCTCCGACAACGAATGTGACACTTTGTTATTTAGACCCGACGATCGGATCGAGTAAGGGGCAATGTACTATTAATTCAATAACACAACAAAGTAATATTGATGCTATTGATGTTGTCCACAGTTCAATTGTTGATATTGCGAACATTGTCGGAGCCTAATGATAGCCTTGCTAATCCTGCTTgtgattattttattagtattgtTGAGAATGAGTTCAATCTGTTAGTACTAATTTTGTTGAGGGAACTGACTTACTTTCTACTAAGGCCACTCAAGAAGTTGAGGATGAGGTTGCGATGACCGCAGTTACAATTGCAGCTATCATGACTCTTGttgaaagaagaagaaaacgaTCTGCTACtgccaaagaaatcaaagaagccTATACTTCTAAAAGGAacaccattttttttatttttatatatgtttcaaatcattacttttatatatatatatatattaaaattagtaTCAAATTgcgattatttattaattttaatggtTAACTTTAAATATTTATGACAAAATCGACacaatatataaaatttgaaggttaaatttattattatatcgaTTTTTAATTGTCACGCTACCCTCTCGTCGAACACTTAATAACGCTTAAcgaaaatagataaaaaaaaattcgactaattgaatgaatattttaaaattttagaaattaagtgaaaaaaaattcAATGTATAATTAAATGACCTACAATGTATACGCAATAAAAAATAAACACCTAaaagataaatatatttataaatgttTTGATGTCTGATTATATCGAGAATCATACAAATtcctgatttttttaaaaattaagaatcAGCGTCCTTAATTGTGATGAGAATAAAATCTCTTTTCCTTATTTAAAaatatcttttcttttatttaaaaggAATAAAGAGAAACTCAATGTTTGTTATTGAATCGAGAGGGAGGCAGTGAAGGTAAGTGTCTTCTCTTCTCCTATCTTTATAGTTTGATTATCGTTTTGCCTTTTATTGTTTTTTTCTCCTTGTTTATTACAGTTAATTAATATGATTTTGGTGAAAAAAAAACCATGAACATTCATGCTTCACTTGATTTAGTTTGgtgggaaaaaaaaaaacagatttaACAGACCATAATCAAAGATGAATCCGATTTGTTTTTTCCACTTTAGTTACCGATTAGGTTTAATGCTCGAACAACAATGTCATGTTAGAAAACATGAAGATTCATGGTTTACAGTGTCTTAATATGCATGTTtctcttgattttttttttttaaatttcttggTTCCTGTTTAGATATGGCTCGTAGAAAACTGAAAATGAAACTTATAGAGAAGGAGAAGGCTCGAGCTGCAACGCTTAAGAAGCGATTGCAGAGCTTGAAAAAAAAGGCTCATGAATTCTCCACCCTTTGTGATGTGGAGGCATGCATGATCGTCTTCGAACCCGAATTGAAGGACAGTCCTTCTAGGGTTGAAGTTTGGCCTTCGGATCCTGTTCAAGTTGAGACCATCATTGGCAGATACAACACTATGGCTGCTTCGGGTTCCCAAAAGAAGACTTTTAGTATTTCCAATTTCTTCGACATGTGCCGGAGACAAGCTCGTGACGAAGTCGCACAAGTCTGCAAGGCTAATTTCAAGGCCAAGTTTCCAACATGGGATGATCGTATCGACAATTTCTCCCCTGAGCATATTGCGTCGTGTCTTACTAAACTTGATTCGAACATTGAAGTTGTTAAGAGGAAGATCATGTTGATGAAGGGAGATGATGAGCAGAAGTTGTTGCGATCTGAATCGAGGACGCTAGGTGGTTTTGGTGCTCGATCGACACTGAGTTCTTCTGATAATTACATCCCTGCTGCAGCCTTACATCTTTGGAATCGAAACCTTTTGGATAATAACATTCAAACTCATACCCCTTTGGAGATTGTTAACCATTTTGATCACATCCAAGACATTCCTCGAAAGAACTCGGAGTTCGGAGTTATCAGAGATCAGCCGCCTCTTCCTACTAGACCTCTTGACATGCAACTACCTTCCTTTTCCCCTGCTGATGAGGCATTGGTGAAGCTTTCCCTCAGCTTGAATCCCATTGAGAAATCATTAAGGATGTCGATGATGAATGATCTTGGTTTTGGAGTTCGATCAGGAATTGCATCTAGCAGCAAAAACAGTTTTCCGAACAATGCTATGTACAATCCTCCGCCATCGTATTCCATATGTCACGATCCAAGATTCGGGATGCCAAGCAATGATGTAATGTTCGATTCAGCATCAATTCCGGTTCTTCATGATCCGAGGTCAAATGGCATGCAAAACAATGTGATGTTGAAGGAGCCTAAGTCAGCATCGGAAACTTGCTTTTATGCTCCATCGATGCGACCCGAGGTAGCTACGTATAACCAGCAACAGTTGATGATGCCGCATGTGTTTTCGCAAATGCCTCCTCCTGAGTTCACTGATTTCTACCATGACATCAATCAGCATGAGATGATCAACAAGAAACAAAGGTTCTAGCCCTAGGGCTTTTTTTTTAAGTGTTCCGAGTAATTTAGAATCATTAGAATCGTTACAAACTTAGGCGTTTAGACTTGGGCTttactcttcttctttttttcattcGGACTTCTCTCTATTTGGACTGTTTTATTtggttttataaataaaatagacATTGGAAAATAATGACTTTTTTCACTAGATATGTTGAATAGTCGAGTTATCTTTTGAAATCCACACAAAATTTGGAAGAGTTTGACAAAAACATTAGATTCGAAAAACATGTTTGGACTTATTATATATGGCTGAAACATTCAAGACTTCCAACATTACTCAACTTAGTTGATTTTTAATTATggaatatattatttcattttatttttaggatTAATTATGAATTTCGTTTCTGAATTTGAGAagttaattcattttaatttatcaaGATTAGTCAACAGTTTAGCAAGTTATTAGTTTTCATAAAATAGCTAGGGctaaattttacaaattgaaaCAGCTAACTTCTCAGGTTTGATAAAGCAGTGCATcacataaattaaatatatgaaaataggTAGAGTTGTAATCGGCCCTAACTCAAGTCCTAGATTAGGGCTTAAGTAAGTTGGGCCATGTTGCCCATCAATGCAATTTTCTCTTGGTAATTGGTGGAGATTAAGTTGTTTAATTCTTGATATGACCACTACAAAATTATAATCTCCCTGCAAATCCTCAGTAGGACAAATATTATATAATCCAGTTTGACCTTGTCGGTTTTCTGAAACCTATAATccacgaaactcaaaattaataaaataattaaaagagatGGAGCCTTAACGGTCACTGCAATTCATTATGCATTTCTCAATGTTGTTATTCCCATATTCTAATGGATATGAATCCtagaaaaacatataaatttaatttcatttccacGTCTATCACTTTTCCCTGTTACCCATTCCCATCTGCTCAAGAAATTTTGGGGTCTTTTGTCATCATCTACATTTATCGGCTTCAGCTTCTTTTTTTcctccattgccatgacttgaacgTTTGAAAATCCCCCACGTGGAGATAGAACCCACctttaaaaggaaaaaaactaCAATCGACTGAGCTTCCCACACACCAAAACCCAATGTgcaaaaaaggaaataaaaaagcAAAAccaggtttttcttttttcttttttttttttacagagtGTACATCTCGGGGTCTACAATTTGAACGGCTATATTTTTCAATGAGCCACGTGACGTGAAGAATCCAGGGCAGAACCTTGGCGCCAAACACCCATGTGGGTCCCCAACGGTTGTTGTCGTGTTTCGGACCTCTTCAACTCCGGTTTTGGCTGCTTCTGGTTTTTATTTTCCCTAAATCCACCTGAATTGGACATAGATCTGATCAGAATCAATTTGTGTTGACTAGTCTTGACGTTGGGACAATTTTTTTAGATCTGAGCCGAGTTGCACTAGTTTTTCGAGTTGATTCCATCAATTTAATTTTGAATTGTTTCAAGTTGACATCAAATGTGATTCAAAGTTAATCCAAATTTCGAGTTCAAAAAATTGATTGGAAAGAAATAGTAGCAAAACTTGTGAAAGTAGGAAGAATTTAACTGAACAAAAGAAAATTCACCTTGCTTTTACATTTTTCTCTCTGAAACTGAAAAAATGGATAAAAGTTTTCATGAGACAGGAAAAAGTAACGAAAAAAAGAGAAATCGGAATTGGGTGGTGTTTATGCCGGTGAAGGTTTAGAGGTGGGATCCGCTGATGAAGGAATATCAGGGCCCACACGACAACCTTCAAGCATGAACACAACATCGGACATGGCTGGTCGATCAAGAGGATCTGGAGCAGTGCAAAGTAACCCTACTTTGATCCCTAGCAGAAATTCTTCCCATTCTGATGATTCTGGGTCAAGCTCAAGCAACCCTGGTTCTAAAAGTTCAGCTATTTGGCCTCTTTGAAGCTGCTTCTTCACCCATTTAACAATGTCTTCATCCTCTGTGAACATAAGTGCTCTCTTCCCTGTGAGTAGTTCAAGCATCACAATGCCAAAGCTGTAGACATCTGACTCTTTGGTGGCTTCCCCTCTTAGAACAGCCTCTGGGGATACATAACCCAATGTGCCAACCGATGTTGAAGTGGAAGCTTCGGCTGGGGTTGTTATTGTGAGTCGGTCCAAGCCGAAATCCGACAAGTGTGCTTCGAAATCGGCATCGAACAGCACGTTTTGGGGCTTGACATCTCCATGAACCATGTTGGATGCGTGTAGGAAGGCTAAACCGCGGGCAATGCCTAGAGCAATTAGGTGGCGCATTGGCCAATTTAGGACATGACCATCTTGGTGGGATGCCTCTTGGAGGAGTGTTGCAAGGTTGCCATTAGGCATGTAATCGTATACCAGCAGCCTTAAGTCTGGTGGCCCTGCGTAGTAGCCACGGAGAACAGTCAAGTTTCGGTGCTTCACTTTGCCTACAaattcagcttcttttctaaaCATGTTTTCATCAAGCGATCCATCTGGTAGGCGACGAATAGAAAGCACCATTCCGTCATTGTAACAAGCCTTGAAAACTAACCCATACCGGCTTCTGCTGAGCACATTCTCTTCAGCAAATTGCCTAGTTGCTTCAATCGTTTCCGCTAGTGTGATCTTGTTATTGAACATAACAAGCTTTGGCCCTCCATTGTCAGTGCTGCCACGGCCCCTACTTGATCCTGAACTTGCCCTTGCAGGGCTCCGTTTCTTCTCCCCAGCAGCTGCTTTGAGCTTCTTGCGCCATCTAAATAGACTGAAGACATAGAAACAACAACATAATAACAAGAGACAAGCAGCACATACTACCACCACAATCACCACAATCAACCTTTTCCTCTTGCCCTTATCGTTTACATCCCCACACTCTCGATCCAATGGCTTCCCACATAAGTCGCGGTTTTCAGCAAATACTGATGGATTGTCAAATCTAAAACCCAGAGTAACTGGAACCTCCCCTGATAGGTCATTCCTCGAGACATTGAAGTAGATCAATGCCGAAATAAGACCGAGATTAGAAGGAATCCCTCCACTCAAGTTATTAGAAGAAAGATCAAGCATGGTGAGATTCGATAACTTGGAAAGAGAATCCGGTATGCTACCCGAAAGCTGATTAGCATCCAGTAACAAAGTGGTCAATGATGAGCATTTGGAAATTTCCTCTGGGATTTGTCCTGTTAAGTTATTACCACCCAAATCTAGCAAATTCAACTGCGATAGCCGAGAGAAATCAGTAGGAATGTGACCTGTCAAAGAATTTGATCCAAGCTCAAGAACTTCGAGCCCGGTGCAGTTTCCAATCTCGGGTGGGATCACCCCAGTTATGTGATTATTAGACAATGAAAGAACAACCAATGAATGAAGAAAGCTTAAAGTTTCTGGTATCTGACCGGAAAATGAATTGGAACTAAGATTCACATAACGCAAACTCGTCAAGCTACCAAACCCTTCAGGAACATCCCCAGATAACATATTTTCTTGCAAAGCAATGACTTGAAGATTAGGTAAACCCGAAAGCTCAATTGGCAACTTGCCAGAGAGGTTCTGCTTGCTTAAATCAAGTGTAGTTAGCTTGAACAAATTGCCGAAACTTGCCGGCATCTTCCCTGAAAACCCGTTAGCACTTAGATTCAAAACAGCAATCCTACTCAAGTTCCCAATGCTTGCAGGAATCTCACCATAAAACTTGTTCCCACTTAAGTCCAACGTACTCAAATTGCTCAACCCCATGATCTCCTCTGGCAAGCTTCCAGTCAAGTTATTATGTCCCAAATTCAAGGTTTCAAGCTCCGTAAAATTACCAAAACTCCCCGGAACCGAACCTGAAAACAGGTTTCCCCCAAGAGAAAGCACTTTTAAACCAGTCATATCACCTAAAAAAGCAGGAATATCACCAGAAAAACGATTTCCTCCAAGATCAAGAACATGCAATGAACCACATTGCCTAATCTCAATGGGAACCGTCCCAGTAAAAGAATTATTAGCCATTTTCAGCTCTTCCAATCTAGACAAATTCCCAACATGGACTGGAATCTCACCTGAAAACAAGTTATCAGAAACATCCAACACCGATAATGTCGTCAGACGAGTAAGCCATAGAGGAAATACCCCACCAATCTGATTCCCGGAAAGATCCAAAACCCGTAAAACGCTATAGCATTTCTCTGATTCAGGACCAACAACATGCGTAAACAAATTAAACCCCAGTTGAACAATCCGAATGGAAGGCGGATAAACAGTAATGTTACAGAACAACGAAACCGGCACCGTTCCTGACAGATTGTTATGAGAAAGCGAAACAACTTGAAGCTTAGGAAGAGCTCCAATGGCTGCTGGGATAACCCCACCAAGCAAATTGCCCTCAGCACTAAAATGGACAAGTGAAGAGCAGTTGGCTAAAGCAGAAGGTAAAGTCCCTTGTAAAAGATTATAATCAAGCCAGAGATACTGAAGCTGTTGAAGCTCACCAAAGGTAGCGGGAATCTGACCGGAAAAATGGTTATACGAGAGGTTAATAAGTTGAAGCTGTGATAAATTAGCGATGCTA
This is a stretch of genomic DNA from Gossypium arboreum isolate Shixiya-1 chromosome 11, ASM2569848v2, whole genome shotgun sequence. It encodes these proteins:
- the LOC108470513 gene encoding probable LRR receptor-like serine/threonine-protein kinase At4g36180 is translated as MTKGLIFFLSLLLCSPFLSQAETNQVEIQALTSFKLNLYDPLGALNWWDPSTPAAPCDWQGVACSNNRVTELRLPQLQLSGRLTDRLSDLKFLTRLSLRSNSFNGTIPSTLSQCKLLRAVFLQYNSLTGTLPSGLSNLTDLAVLNLAQNHLSGEISGDLPRNIKYLDLSSNSFSGSIPTSIANLSQLQLINLSYNHFSGQIPATFGELQQLQYLWLDYNLLQGTLPSALANCSSLVHFSAEGNLLGGVIPAAIGALPKLQVVSLSHNNLSGTVPVSLFCNITVYPPSIRIVQLGFNLFTHVVGPESEKCYSVLRVLDLSGNQIGGVFPLWLTRLTTLSVLDVSDNLFSGEIPVHVGNLSRLEELKMANNSFTGTVPIEIRQCGSLHVLDLGGNRFSGDIPAFLGDMTGLKVLSLGGNLFSGSVPGSFGNFTELETLNLGHNNLTGSLPEEIMGLSNLSTLDLSGNKFYGEIPASIGNLSRIAVLNLSANGFSGKMPASFGNLFKLTTLDLSKQNLSGKLPIELSGLPNLQVIALQENMLSGDVPEGFGSLTSLRYVNLSSNSFSGQIPETLSFLHSLVVLSLSNNHITGVIPPEIGNCTGLEVLELGSNSLTGHIPTDFSRLSQLNLLDLGGNNLTGQIPEEISKCSSLTTLLLDANQLSGSIPDSLSKLSNLTMLDLSSNNLSGGIPSNLGLISALIYFNVSRNDLSGEVPVTLGFRFDNPSVFAENRDLCGKPLDRECGDVNDKGKRKRLIVVIVVVVCAACLLLLCCCFYVFSLFRWRKKLKAAAGEKKRSPARASSGSSRGRGSTDNGGPKLVMFNNKITLAETIEATRQFAEENVLSRSRYGLVFKACYNDGMVLSIRRLPDGSLDENMFRKEAEFVGKVKHRNLTVLRGYYAGPPDLRLLVYDYMPNGNLATLLQEASHQDGHVLNWPMRHLIALGIARGLAFLHASNMVHGDVKPQNVLFDADFEAHLSDFGLDRLTITTPAEASTSTSVGTLGYVSPEAVLRGEATKESDVYSFGIVMLELLTGKRALMFTEDEDIVKWVKKQLQRGQIAELLEPGLLELDPESSEWEEFLLGIKVGLLCTAPDPLDRPAMSDVVFMLEGCRVGPDIPSSADPTSKPSPA
- the LOC108471957 gene encoding agamous-like MADS-box protein AGL81, with product MARRKLKMKLIEKEKARAATLKKRLQSLKKKAHEFSTLCDVEACMIVFEPELKDSPSRVEVWPSDPVQVETIIGRYNTMAASGSQKKTFSISNFFDMCRRQARDEVAQVCKANFKAKFPTWDDRIDNFSPEHIASCLTKLDSNIEVVKRKIMLMKGDDEQKLLRSESRTLGGFGARSTLSSSDNYIPAAALHLWNRNLLDNNIQTHTPLEIVNHFDHIQDIPRKNSEFGVIRDQPPLPTRPLDMQLPSFSPADEALVKLSLSLNPIEKSLRMSMMNDLGFGVRSGIASSSKNSFPNNAMYNPPPSYSICHDPRFGMPSNDVMFDSASIPVLHDPRSNGMQNNVMLKEPKSASETCFYAPSMRPEVATYNQQQLMMPHVFSQMPPPEFTDFYHDINQHEMINKKQRF